In Phragmitibacter flavus, one DNA window encodes the following:
- a CDS encoding sterol desaturase family protein: MKPLLLFLIILLPLGSLQAETQGPRSSTSPSSTTATKAKMRSETSRSPNANPNRPRATAKRLRAIPRNWLQSTTALGIRYALFAGSAWLLGYVLFKNRWLHRKVIPAFPASKNVRREMLYSVRTVIIFGLVGALTLFAVRQGWTQMYKNISDYGNLWFALSIILGILLHDAYFYWTHRLMHHRRLFKIFHRGHHLSTNPIPWAAYAFDPLEALVHAMIFPIIAFAFPIHPVAFGLIMLWQITFNVVGHTGYEFHPRWLMDSWLGKFMNTPTNHAMHHETMRGNFGLYFNLWDRLMGTNHQDYETRFREVTQRKPSPLSYSPLALPLNSDPAIEAKSDATTT, translated from the coding sequence ATGAAACCCCTCCTCCTGTTCCTCATCATCCTGCTGCCTCTCGGCTCGCTTCAAGCCGAGACCCAGGGACCGCGAAGTTCCACTTCGCCTTCATCAACAACGGCCACGAAAGCCAAAATGCGAAGTGAAACTTCGCGGTCCCCCAACGCCAATCCCAACCGGCCAAGAGCCACCGCCAAACGCCTCCGCGCCATTCCACGAAACTGGCTCCAATCAACCACCGCCCTGGGCATTCGCTACGCCCTCTTCGCCGGCAGCGCCTGGCTGCTCGGCTACGTCCTTTTCAAAAATCGCTGGCTGCACCGAAAAGTCATCCCCGCCTTCCCCGCCAGCAAAAACGTGCGCCGCGAAATGCTCTACTCCGTCCGCACCGTCATCATCTTCGGCCTCGTTGGTGCCCTCACCCTCTTCGCCGTCCGGCAGGGTTGGACCCAGATGTATAAAAACATCTCCGACTACGGCAACCTCTGGTTCGCCCTCAGTATCATCCTCGGCATCCTCCTGCACGACGCCTATTTTTATTGGACCCACCGTCTGATGCACCATCGCCGCCTCTTCAAAATCTTCCATCGCGGCCACCATCTTTCCACCAATCCCATCCCCTGGGCTGCTTATGCCTTCGACCCGCTCGAAGCCCTCGTCCATGCCATGATCTTCCCCATCATCGCCTTCGCCTTTCCCATTCACCCCGTCGCTTTCGGCCTCATCATGCTCTGGCAAATCACCTTCAACGTCGTCGGCCACACCGGTTATGAATTCCACCCTCGCTGGCTCATGGACAGCTGGCTGGGCAAGTTCATGAACACGCCCACCAACCACGCCATGCACCACGAAACCATGCGCGGCAACTTCGGTCTCTATTTCAACCTCTGGGACCGCCTCATGGGCACCAATCACCAAGATTACGAAACGCGCTTTCGTGAAGTCACTCAACGGAAACCTTCACCCCTCTCCTACTCACCTCTCGCTCTCCCTCTCAATTCCGACCCCGCCATTGAAGCGAAGTCGGATGCGACAACTACCTGA